In Maridesulfovibrio sp., the following proteins share a genomic window:
- a CDS encoding ATP-binding protein produces the protein MNLQEYYDTIMQLSHGIVVTLDLNGEIIHGNTRLEDLTGYSMKELAGKDWFETFVARDEREDARRDVFNKAKENNISKISGYIRTRGGSKIYIDWNIKQLTDSRSNVVSILCVGQDVTSHMLRQKGLLHERFTLIERNKELNCLFEISKLGGDLELDLKETMECIVQMLPSGFQRPESTHVRLRIGNLSWETPGYRKTDNFLVEPVDAHRDIRGTITVAVEVPENYDKPVFIDDEKDLLMTVAQQIAIVVAKKEIKSAKKELEQQLRQADRLAKIGQFSAGVAHEINEPLSNILGYAQLALQTAGLDEQVRMDLGNIVDSSLHAREIIKKLMFFSRQLPPQFIPTDINETIAGALRITETAAKRHHIEIKCDFEDDLPLVPADPQHIKQVIVNLAANAIQAMEGGGNLTIKTLSDKSDAYIIVEDNGPGIPEAELKQIFNPFFTTKDVDKGTGLGLSVVLGIVKAHKGFIQVHSEEGEGTSFEIVLPCQQKNLTDD, from the coding sequence ATGAATCTGCAGGAATACTACGATACTATAATGCAACTGAGCCACGGCATAGTGGTCACATTGGATTTGAACGGGGAAATCATCCATGGCAATACCCGGCTGGAAGATCTTACCGGCTATTCAATGAAAGAGCTGGCCGGGAAAGACTGGTTTGAAACTTTTGTCGCCCGTGATGAACGCGAAGACGCCCGCAGGGATGTTTTCAACAAGGCGAAAGAAAATAATATTTCAAAGATTTCCGGATACATCCGCACGCGTGGCGGAAGCAAGATATACATAGACTGGAATATCAAGCAGCTTACAGATTCCAGATCCAATGTGGTCAGCATCCTTTGCGTCGGGCAGGATGTAACCAGTCATATGCTTCGGCAGAAAGGCCTGCTTCATGAGCGGTTTACTCTCATAGAACGCAACAAGGAGTTGAATTGTCTTTTCGAAATCTCCAAGCTCGGCGGCGACCTGGAACTGGACCTGAAGGAGACCATGGAATGTATCGTTCAGATGCTGCCTTCCGGATTTCAGAGACCGGAGAGTACCCATGTCAGACTGCGTATCGGAAATCTCAGCTGGGAGACACCGGGGTACCGCAAGACTGACAATTTTCTGGTCGAGCCGGTGGATGCCCACCGGGATATTCGCGGTACCATTACCGTTGCCGTTGAAGTGCCGGAAAATTACGATAAACCTGTTTTTATTGATGACGAAAAAGATCTGCTCATGACTGTTGCACAGCAGATAGCCATCGTTGTGGCCAAAAAGGAGATCAAGTCTGCCAAGAAAGAGTTGGAGCAGCAGCTCCGGCAGGCTGACCGTCTGGCTAAGATCGGTCAGTTTTCAGCCGGAGTGGCTCATGAAATAAACGAACCTCTCTCCAATATTTTAGGATATGCCCAGCTTGCTTTGCAGACTGCGGGGCTGGACGAACAGGTGCGGATGGATTTGGGCAATATTGTTGATTCTTCTTTGCATGCGCGGGAGATCATCAAGAAATTAATGTTTTTCAGCAGACAGCTGCCGCCGCAATTTATCCCGACCGATATCAACGAGACTATTGCCGGAGCCCTGCGTATTACAGAGACCGCCGCTAAGCGGCACCATATTGAGATTAAGTGCGATTTTGAGGATGATCTGCCTCTTGTCCCTGCAGACCCGCAGCACATTAAGCAGGTGATAGTCAACCTTGCCGCCAATGCCATTCAGGCCATGGAAGGTGGGGGAAATCTGACTATCAAAACCCTAAGTGACAAGAGTGACGCTTATATTATAGTTGAAGATAATGGCCCGGGAATTCCCGAAGCGGAGCTTAAACAGATTTTCAATCCCTTTTTTACGACAAAAGATGTTGATAAGGGGACCGGGTTGGGACTTTCCGTTGTGCTTGGTATCGTAAAGGCGCACAAAGGATTTATTCAGGTACACAGTGAAGAGGGCGAGGGAACAAGTTTTGAAATTGTGCTTCCCTGCCAGCAAAAGAATTTAACGGATGACTGA
- a CDS encoding sulfite exporter TauE/SafE family protein yields MRFFNQWGKFMMAGAGYMARWEIDNAKAIMGSGRLRMLLGLMLIPVIIGGIAFADEIAPILPDLLGGKKSYSPAFYSFGIFMVSIAIGLGAGLITGCIGAGGGFIIAPALMSAGIKGILAVGTDLFHIFAKAIMGSVIHRKMGNVSVPLAMVFLIGAVLGATAGGIFNRVLYEINPVLSDAFITTVYSLMLGFLGSYAMMDYLKARKSGMGGDAHGGSEGVDIGALSRSLQGVNFPPMVKFDHDLIPGGRQISWLFLVLSGALVGLAAGIMGVGGGFLTFPIFVYVLGVSSMTTVGTDIFQIVFTAGFASISQYAIYGFIFYTLAMGMLLGSLLGIQIGALVTKIVPGITIRGFYAMAVLAGFVNRIFALPGKLGAMGYIPISPSTSSILDSIGIWAFFIVIGGFSIWVIGTFLMNIRNLKVEEAR; encoded by the coding sequence ATGAGGTTTTTTAATCAATGGGGTAAGTTTATGATGGCCGGGGCCGGATACATGGCCCGCTGGGAGATAGACAATGCCAAAGCTATTATGGGTAGCGGCAGACTGAGGATGCTCCTCGGGCTGATGCTGATCCCTGTAATTATTGGCGGCATCGCTTTTGCTGATGAGATAGCTCCGATTCTTCCGGACCTGCTCGGCGGGAAAAAGTCTTACAGTCCTGCTTTTTACAGCTTTGGTATTTTCATGGTTTCCATCGCTATCGGTCTGGGAGCCGGGCTTATAACAGGCTGTATCGGGGCCGGTGGTGGTTTTATCATCGCACCCGCACTGATGAGTGCCGGGATCAAAGGTATTCTGGCCGTCGGTACCGACCTCTTCCACATTTTCGCTAAGGCGATCATGGGCAGCGTAATCCACCGTAAGATGGGCAACGTTTCCGTGCCGCTGGCAATGGTTTTTCTGATCGGGGCCGTTTTAGGAGCCACAGCAGGTGGTATTTTCAACCGCGTGCTTTATGAGATCAATCCGGTTCTTTCAGATGCATTCATCACCACCGTGTACTCCCTCATGCTCGGCTTTCTCGGCAGCTATGCCATGATGGACTACCTCAAAGCTCGCAAGTCCGGTATGGGCGGTGATGCTCACGGTGGTAGTGAAGGCGTCGATATCGGTGCGCTCTCCAGATCACTGCAGGGGGTAAATTTTCCGCCTATGGTCAAGTTCGACCATGACCTGATACCAGGAGGACGCCAGATTTCATGGTTGTTTCTCGTGCTTTCCGGTGCGCTGGTCGGTCTCGCCGCCGGGATTATGGGAGTCGGTGGCGGCTTTCTTACCTTCCCTATCTTTGTATATGTACTCGGCGTTTCTTCCATGACGACAGTAGGTACAGATATCTTCCAGATTGTGTTCACTGCGGGATTCGCATCAATCAGCCAGTACGCAATCTACGGGTTCATTTTCTACACTCTGGCCATGGGCATGCTGCTCGGTTCCCTGCTGGGTATCCAGATAGGTGCATTAGTTACCAAGATCGTCCCCGGTATAACCATCCGCGGTTTTTATGCCATGGCGGTTCTGGCAGGATTTGTGAACCGTATCTTCGCTCTTCCCGGGAAGCTCGGCGCAATGGGATATATTCCTATCTCTCCGTCCACCAGCAGCATTTTGGACAGCATCGGCATATGGGCGTTCTTTATAGTTATAGGCGGTTTCTCCATCTGGGTTATCGGGACCTTCCTTATGAATATCAGGAATCTCAAGGTTGAGGAGGCACGTTAA
- a CDS encoding response regulator, with protein sequence MEKIKVLLVDDEVDFSLVLSRRLEKRGFDVGMAGGAAEAVKALAQRPVDVVLLDIKMPGKDGIQLLGEIKRQYPGIAVVMLTAHAESDIVISSLAMGACDYLLKPADVDELVNKLQDAVLQYNK encoded by the coding sequence ATGGAAAAGATAAAAGTACTTCTTGTTGATGATGAAGTTGATTTTTCTCTTGTTCTTTCCCGCAGGTTGGAAAAAAGGGGATTTGATGTCGGCATGGCCGGTGGAGCGGCCGAGGCAGTAAAAGCTTTGGCGCAACGCCCGGTGGACGTGGTGCTGCTGGACATCAAGATGCCCGGTAAGGACGGAATACAGCTGCTTGGAGAAATAAAGAGACAGTATCCCGGAATTGCGGTCGTGATGCTCACGGCACATGCGGAATCGGACATTGTGATTTCCAGTCTGGCCATGGGAGCTTGCGATTATCTCCTGAAACCGGCCGATGTGGATGAACTCGTCAATAAACTTCAGGATGCCGTCTTGCAATACAACAAATGA
- a CDS encoding response regulator, giving the protein MTGNDKQIKLLIVDDEVGFAEVLRKRLERRGIHVETAYRGQDAVRMLREKQFDVALLDLKLEGMDGIEILKVFKMLDPDLPVLMLTGHGSEKAVTESMSLGAADYLSKPVEFSLLLEKVQQVSIRKELDHGKDKSTSC; this is encoded by the coding sequence ATGACCGGCAACGATAAACAGATAAAACTTCTCATAGTCGACGATGAGGTAGGGTTTGCCGAAGTCTTGCGCAAGCGTCTGGAGCGGCGTGGAATTCATGTTGAGACTGCCTACCGTGGACAAGACGCGGTGCGGATGCTTCGTGAAAAGCAATTTGATGTTGCCTTGCTTGATCTCAAACTAGAAGGAATGGATGGCATAGAGATTTTAAAAGTTTTCAAAATGCTGGACCCGGACCTGCCGGTTCTTATGCTCACCGGGCATGGTAGTGAAAAAGCTGTGACGGAAAGTATGAGTCTGGGAGCTGCTGACTATCTTTCCAAACCGGTCGAGTTCAGCCTGCTGCTTGAGAAAGTGCAGCAGGTCTCCATCCGTAAGGAGTTGGACCATGGAAAAGATAAAAGTACTTCTTGTTGA
- a CDS encoding response regulator encodes MMDATILFVDDEVGFVDAMSKRLSRRSMIVHKAYDGEQAMQILADNPGIEVVILDMKMPGKDGLEVLRDIKRDFPIVEVIMLTGHATVESAIDGMQNGAFDYLMKPCNIDDLADKLRKAVELHRSHAEEEVQARIDDITHRMV; translated from the coding sequence ATGATGGATGCAACCATTCTGTTCGTTGATGATGAAGTAGGGTTTGTTGATGCCATGTCCAAGAGATTGTCCAGAAGAAGCATGATTGTCCACAAAGCGTATGACGGTGAGCAGGCCATGCAGATTCTTGCTGATAATCCCGGAATTGAAGTTGTTATTCTGGACATGAAGATGCCGGGTAAGGACGGCCTGGAAGTGTTGCGCGATATCAAGCGTGATTTCCCCATAGTGGAGGTCATTATGCTTACCGGGCACGCCACAGTTGAGTCCGCAATAGACGGTATGCAGAACGGTGCGTTCGATTACCTGATGAAGCCGTGCAATATTGATGATCTTGCGGACAAATTGCGCAAGGCCGTGGAGCTGCACCGCTCCCATGCAGAGGAAGAAGTTCAGGCACGAATAGATGACATCACGCACCGTATGGTCTGA